In a genomic window of Magnolia sinica isolate HGM2019 chromosome 16, MsV1, whole genome shotgun sequence:
- the LOC131229571 gene encoding uncharacterized protein LOC131229571, protein MGSCHSCESTSVATAKLILQDGKLQEFSYPVKASHVLQTDPTCFICNSDEMEFDDLLPAINADEELQPGQLYFALPLSRLRHPLQAEEMAALAVKASAALRKSCGDRCGCRRRRAVAPVVFRREEGCGARRGVAEEKKRVGRGSGRNFASKLNAIPE, encoded by the coding sequence ATGGGCAGCTGTCACTCGTGCGAGTCGACCTCCGTCGCGACTGCCAAGCTCATCCTCCAAGACGGCAAGCTGCAGGAGTTCTCCTACCCGGTGAAGGCCTCGCACGTGCTGCAGACGGATCCCACGTGCTTCATCTGCAACTCCGACGAGATGGAGTTCGACGACCTCCTGCCGGCGATCAATGCCGACGAGGAATTGCAGCCAGGCCAGCTCTACTTCGCGCTGCCGCTGAGCCGGCTGCGCCACCCGCTGCAGGCGGAGGAGATGGCTGCATTGGCGGTGAAGGCGAGCGCCGCGCTGAGGAAGAGCTGCGGGGACAGATGCGGGTGCCGGAGGAGGCGGGCGGTGGCGCCGGTAGTTTTCCGGCGGGAGGAGGGTTGTGGGGCCCGCCGTGGGGTGGCGGAGGAGAAGAAGAGGGTGGGTAGGGGCAGTGGTCGTAATTTCGCGTCGAAGTTGAATGCGATTCCCGAATAG